The following are encoded together in the Vigna angularis cultivar LongXiaoDou No.4 chromosome 9, ASM1680809v1, whole genome shotgun sequence genome:
- the LOC108346478 gene encoding uncharacterized protein LOC108346478 has translation MEALMPENKALPTMEKYDGSTDPSEHLRSFADPMTVYSNDNLVWCKVFSLSLKGEAIAWFHSLEPRTIDGFGTLRNLFGQQYASSKPQELTYLALLKMRQATGETLRDFMDRFNRTVRQVKDVDRKFILNRVTQALRPRPLADTLYAEEPLTMVELQNRANKFIHVEEMWAYQQIQKEEYARVVGRDQGRKDGKQAREQDEGRNFKRREFLKGPRYTRYTPLSATRTRVMEEALQADLLTLIQAPTPKNVDGQKHCKYHQNLGHDIEDCGTLRDMLEELVREGHLKRYVQEEKSREAPRNNYPRQNNQHSSANGKRWEDRRGGRTGVERSFKGHINTISGGFAGGVATSSARKRHLRSLRSVNQADVRQRSMPRITFSNKDFHAPDPNQDDPMVIMAVISQYTVAKVLIDQGSSANILYWKTFQQMNLSKDIIASFNEQILGFAGERVDTMGYVNLRTSLGTERGAKELKVRFLLVEANTSYNVLLGRPCLNAFGAIVSTPHLTLKDPSNEGRICMVRADQRMARECYVAGLKMEP, from the coding sequence ATGGAGGCGCTTATGCCTGAGAATAAAGCGCTTCCTACAATGGAAAAGTATGATGGATCGACTGACCCAAGTGAGCATCTAAGATCCTTCGCAGATCCGATGACTGTTTACTCTAATGATAATCTGGTGTGGTGTAAGGTGTTCTCTTTATCATTGAAGGGAGAAGCCATAGCTTGGTTCCATTCGTTGGAACCCAGGACGATTGATGGTTTTGGGACGCTGCGCAATCTATTTGGGCAACAGTATGCCTCAAGCAAGCCCCAAGAGCTGACGTATTTGGCCCTATTAAAAATGAGGCAAGCAACAGGGGAAACCTTGAGGGACTTCATGGATCGGTTTAATAGGACCGTTCGGCAGGTGAAGGATGTGGATAGGAAATTCATACTTAATAGAGTCACACAGGCTTTACGACCGAGACCTTTGGCAGATACTTTGTATGCTGAAGAACCATTGACCATGGTGGAGCTACAAAACAGAGCCAACAAGTTCATACACGTGGAGGAAATGTGGGCTTATCAGCAGATTCAGAAGGAAGAGTATGCGCGGGTGGTAGGTCGCGATCAAGGACGAAAGGATGGAAAGCAAGCACGAGAGCAAGATGAAGGAAGGAACTTCAAAAGAAGAGAATTCCTTAAGGGTCCCCGATACACCCGGTATACACCGTTGAGTGCAACAAGAACGAGGGTGATGGAAGAGGCCTTGCAGGCGGATCTTTTAACCTTGATACAGGCACCCACTCCCAAGAATGTCGATGGACAGAAGCATTGCAAGTATCACCAAAACTTGGGGCATGACATAGAAGATTGTGGCACACTGAGGGATATGTTGGAAGAACTAGTTAGAGAGGGTCATCTCAAGAGATACGTACAGGAAGAAAAGAGCCGGGAGGCGCCAAGGAATAATTATCCAAGGCAAAATAATCAGCACTCAAGCGCTAATGGAAAGCGCTGGGAAGATCGGCGTGGGGGAAGAACTGGGGTAGAGCGATCCTTTAAGGGCCATATCAATACCATCTCGGGGGGTTTCGCGGGAGGAGTAGCGACCTCGTCAGCCAGGAAGAGGCACTTGAGAAGCCTGAGAAGTGTCAATCAAGCAGATGTGAGGCAGAGGTCAATGCCTAGGATTACCTTCTCGAACAAAGATTTTCATGCTCCCGACCCTAATCAAGACGACCCGATGGTAATAATGGCGGTAATATCCCAGTATACCGTGGCTAAGGTTTTGATAGATCAGGGGAGCTCGGCCAATATATTATATTGGAAGACGTTCCAGCAAATGAACCTATCGAAAGATATCATAGCATCGTTTAATGAGCAGATTTTGGGTTTTGCTGGTGAAAGGGTGGATACAATGGGGTATGTAAATCTCAGAACGAGTTTGGGGACTGAGCGGGGGGCCAAAGAATTGAAGGTCAGATTCTTGTTAGTTGAGGCTAACACCTCGTACAATGTCTTGCTAGGTCGACCTTGTTTGAATGCTTTTGGAGCAATAGTGTCCACACCCCACTTGACGTTGAAGGATCCATCAAACGAGGGCAGGATTTGTATGGTCAGGGCGGATCAGAGGATGGCGCGGGAATGTTATGTGGCAGGACTAAAGATGGAACCGTGA
- the LOC108346477 gene encoding uncharacterized protein LOC108346477 — protein sequence MSFGLKNAGATYQRLMDKVFKQQIGRCMEVYVDDMVVRTRTVEEHAKDLAEVFGQVRGYGMRLNPAKCSFGVAAGKFLGFMLTKRGIEANPEKCQAVLEMRSPQNLKEAERIRPIVKIMKKDVKGLWNDQCEGAFAEVKQILTSPPVMGRPESGHDLQLYLATTDVTISVALNSQRFRDKVLAAGEGSAGSIERSAALEALLLDPPGGEFGLRYEPLGSVRGQHLAEFATELPIDDGDNPFLWKLFVDGSTSKSRGGAGIVLEGPDGVIIEQSFIFRFKISNNQAEYEALIAGMELGLDLGVISLECWTDLQLVEGHINGSFQVKDDQLLQYFHRAQRLRERFKTIEVKHIPREENTGADVLLSKLACGNEKGQLSLVIRRTLMKPIIECSATFQPTEQFDWRKEIIELIKGQEEGRPMKAKDAKRIALYFLIRKELYRRGFAALLMKCLMPEEAEYVLRELHEGVCRRHTGQRALQARVLRVGYF from the exons ATGTCATTCGGCCTTAAAAACGCTGGGGCCACTTACCAGCGGTTGATGGATAAAGTCTTCAAGCAGCAAATTGGGAGATGTATGGAAGTTTACGTTGATGATATGGTTGTAAGAACCCGCACGGTGGAGGAGCATGCGAAGGACTTGGCAGAAGTGTTTGGACAGGTGCGGGGTTACGGTATGCGATTGAATCCTGCTAAGTGCTCGTTCGGGGTTGCGGCAGGAAAGTTCTTGGGTTTCATGCTGACTAAACGGGGGATTGAAGCTAATCCAGAGAAGTGCCAAGCAGTGTTAGAGATGAGAAGTCCTCAAAATTTGAAGGAG GCCGAACGGATAAGGCCAATCgttaaaataatgaagaagGATGTTAAAGGATTGTGGAACGATCAGTGCGAAGGTGCATTTGCGGAAGTGAAGCAGATACTAACTAGCCCACCTGTCATGGGGCGACCAGAGAGTGGGCATGATTTGCAACTCTATTTAGCTACGACTGATGTCACGATCAGTGTTGCACTG AATTCTCAAAGATTCAGAGACAAGGTATTAGCAGCTGGAGAAGGTAGTGCTGGCAGTATTGAACGCAGCGCAGCGCTTGAGGCCTTACTTCTAGATCCACCAGGTGGTG AGTTCGGTTTACGTTATGAACCACTCGGGTCGGTACGAGGACAACACTTGGCAGAGTTTGCGACGGAACTTCCTATAGATGACGGGGATAACCCATTCCTCTGGAAACTTTTCGTCGATGGATCAACTAGTAAGAGTAGAGGAGGAGCGGGTATTGTGCTTGAAGGGCCAGACGGTGTGATAATTGAACAATCGTTTATCTTTAgattcaagataagtaacaaccaAGCTGAGTATGAGGCCCTGATAGCAGGTATGGAGCTTGGTCTTGACTTAGGCGTTATCTCTTTGGAGTGCTGGACTGATTTGCAGCTTGTCGAGGGACATATAAATGGAAGCTTCCAAGTAAAAGACGATCAGTTGCTTCAATATTTTCACAGAGCTCAGAGGTTAAGGGAGCGGTTCAAAACAATAGAGGTGAAGCATATACCTCGAGAGGAGAACACTGGAGCGGATGTGCTGCTATCCAAATTAGCCTGCGGGAACGAAAAGGGACAGTTGTCGTTAGTGATTAGAAGGACCTTGATGAAACCTATCATAGAATGTTCAGCCACCTTCCAGCCGACTGAGCAATTTGATTGGAGAAAGGAAATCATAGAGTTAATCAAGGGGCAGGAGGAAGGGAGACCAATGAAAGCGAAAGACGCTAAGAGAATTGCTCTGTATTTTTTGATCAGGAAAGAATTGTACCGAAGAGGCTTCGCAGCTCTGCTAATGAAGTGTTTAATGCCGGAGGAAGCGGAATATGTTTTAAGGGAATTACACGAGGGGGTGTGCAGGAGACATACTGGCCAAAGGGCACTCCAAGCCCGAGTATTAAGAGTAGGATACTTCTAG